The Candidatus Methylomirabilota bacterium genome segment CTGGGCTCCGGGTCCGCCGCCAGCGCGTTCGTCCGGGCCCTCGGCCGGCGCGTGCAGCGGGGGCTCACGGTGACCTGCGTGGCCACCTCGGAGGCCACCGCCCGCCTCGGCGCCGAGGTGGGTCTCAGAATCGTCGACCTGGGCGAGAGCCTCCTGGATCTCACCGTGGACGGGGCGGACGAGGTCGATCCCCAGCTCGACGCCATGAAGGGCTTCGGCGGCGCGCTGGCCCGGGAGCGCATCGTGGCGGCGGCGTCGCGACGCCAGATCCTGCTCGTCCGCGCCGACAAGCTGGTGCCGGCGCTCGGCAGCCGCGGGCGCTTGCCGGTCGAGGTGCTGCCGTTCGCGGTGCGATTCTGCCAGCGCCGGCTCCGGGAGCTCGGGCTCCCCGCCGAGATCCGGCGCGAGGGCGGTCGGCCGTTCATGACCGACAACGGCAACTTCACGCTGGACTGCGCGACCGGTCCACTCACCGACCCGGCCCGGACCCAGCGCGCCATCGAGGGCATTCCCGGCGTGGTCGACACTGGGCTCTTCCTCGGCACCGCCGAGCGAGTCCTCGTGGCCGATGGCGGCACCATCAGGGAGCTCAGGCGAAGGGAGAACTGACCATGACCTCGAAAAAGATCGACACCGCCGAGATCGCGGCCCGCGCCCGGAACATCCGGCGCCTCATCATCGAGATGCTGGCGGCGGCCGGCTCCGGTCACCCGGGCGGCAGCCTCTCGGCGACCGACCTCGTCGCCTGCCTCTACTTCGGCGTGATGCGCCACCGGCCCCCGGAGCCCTTTTGGGAGGATCGAGACCGGTTCATCCTCTCCAAGGGGCACGCCTGTCCCGTGCTCTATGCCGCGCTGGCCGAGGCCGGTTACATCACCCACGATCTCCTGTCCTCGCTGCGCCGCTTCGGGTCTCCCCTGCAGGGTCATCCCGACCGGCGGAAGCTGGGACTGATCGAAGCCTCCACCGGGTCGCTGGGCATCG includes the following:
- the rpiA gene encoding ribose-5-phosphate isomerase RpiA, which gives rise to MGVSGEPKTADAEPSASDDLALLAERALELVQAGSLVGLGSGSAASAFVRALGRRVQRGLTVTCVATSEATARLGAEVGLRIVDLGESLLDLTVDGADEVDPQLDAMKGFGGALARERIVAAASRRQILLVRADKLVPALGSRGRLPVEVLPFAVRFCQRRLRELGLPAEIRREGGRPFMTDNGNFTLDCATGPLTDPARTQRAIEGIPGVVDTGLFLGTAERVLVADGGTIRELRRREN
- a CDS encoding 1-deoxy-D-xylulose-5-phosphate synthase N-terminal domain-containing protein, whose product is MTSKKIDTAEIAARARNIRRLIIEMLAAAGSGHPGGSLSATDLVACLYFGVMRHRPPEPFWEDRDRFILSKGHACPVLYAALAEAGYITHDLLSSLRRFGSPLQGHPDRRKLGLIEASTGSLGIGLSLGIGMALAARLRGSPSRTYVLLGDGECEEGQIW